The Clupea harengus chromosome 5, Ch_v2.0.2, whole genome shotgun sequence genomic sequence TGGTAACTGTCAGTGTCACATTAAACCCTGCTTCCCCATCCCTCCCTGCTTCTGTCAACCTGCTGCCGGGAACTAACAGCAAAGATACAGCAAGAACGTAAGTCTGCTCACCtaacaatatctctctctctctctctcctctctctctctctctctctgtgtgtgtgtgtgtgtttgtgtgagttgatGAGACTGTCCCTGTGAGATGTTGGGAGAGATCAATGACATGAATGACATTCAGTAATATGTATGTGAAAAGGAGAatgttaacatgtgtgtgtgtgtgtgtgtgtgtgtatgtgtgtgtgtgtgtatgtgtgtgtgtgtatttgtgtgtgttctgtaccgTCGCCATCACGAGAAAGCGGCACCatggaggcagacacacaccataataCACCACCATAGAttagagcagacacacacaccataatacACCACCATAGATTAGAGCAGACAGCCTCCCTGGGACTGAGAAAAGACATAGTTTCATTTAATGAGGGGGTCCTGCAGGCAGTCAGGTAGAAGCAGAACAACATGGAACAGCTCAGTTGCCTCTCTCACCCAGTGTGAGCCACTCACTGCAGCCCAGTGATCCAGGAGATGGATGCACTAAGGTTTAGACTCTTCTCAAGCTCTCATCTACAGCAGCAATCACACCTCCCCATCAGACTTATTTCAGTGTACATCAGAGCTGTTTCATCACACTGGTAGAATTCTCATATTTTAAAAAGAGAACCAGAGTAAATGTATGTCAGTGATGAAAACACCATATGCACCCAGAACCCATACAGGAACATGAGACAGGAAGGACGTTGGTGAATTAGAATGAAGGCCAAAGATATTCATGCATCATACAGATGATGGGTGTCGTTTCAGAAATACCACTCCAGTTACCATAGCGCTCCATCATTAGTGTAGGCAGCAATGAGAGTCTGTGTGGAGGAGATACTGCAATGATAAATGGAGGCCTTATTAagtgccctctttctctctctcactctctctctccctctctttctcccctcatctctttgcccctctctctctatcgttctctctatctctccccttctctctctatacaGTGAAACAGCCACCCACCATTGTGAAACAGTCTCCAAAGGACTACATTGTAGACCCCCGAGATAGCATCATCATTGAATGTGAAGCTAAGGGGAACCCGCCGCCAATGTGAGTGCTGACCAACACACAATCGCCTCTTTcaacatctcctctcctccctccctccctccctcccctgctttccttccctctttttgtttttctcactcTGCTCACTTCTGACCATGTCCTCTTGGGGATGTCTGCCTTTCACCAatctttctctcacaggcactctctctctctctctgtctctctctgtccgtgtctgtgtctgtgtctctgtctgtgtctcactcttctcatctctctcctcacctgctTTCCTGGCTCGCCTCTTTCTCTTCCGCTCCACACTGCGCCCgtctctcatttttctctcgccccctctctccagccccTTTGTCTGTCTcgatctctctgtccctccatcaCTTGGCTCTGGCCTTtgtcatcctgtctctctctttctcctcctctgcaaccacccccccccccctcccctcccctgccatGTCTTAATTGAGGATGACAGCCATTAGTGAGAACAGAGAGGCCTGCCTGGCCCGGTGCATCTCCACTGGGGAGAGAGCAGGCATGAGCACCCTCCTCTGCCCCAAACCCCCGTTATCACACCATCAGATACAGAGTACAGGCACAGGCAACCAGAtaccatgcctctctctctctctctctctctctctctctccctctccctttctcactcaaCTCTTTCTTGTGTTCTCCCCTCTGCTTACATAAGCCATATGAATCCTTGACCAGCTGAGGACAGTGGTTCCATTCACGGGGcgcgtttgtgtttgtttgccaggCCATATTAGAGGGGTTGTTTACATAATGCCACCGCCATGGTGGCTCTCCCAGGAAGGGCACTGTGCTGGAATAATGCGCCCGGATGGCTATTCATGCCCATGGAACACTCAGTCACAGCACTTCCCAAAATGACTCTGATTggctattttttgtttttttgttgttgtggaaACTTTTTGGTGGTTGTTGAATGTTTTGGTCCCCTTTGAGAGTGTGGCGTTTTGAAATTCACCTGTCTCTCACCGTGTGTTCAGTTATGACGTGTGAGCTTTGGAGCTGGCTTACTTCCTGACTGACTGCTCCTCACGGATGGAGCGAAGCACGGTGTGCACACCAGGGTACCCACACAGCAGCTAGCTAACTCTGGAGCGGCTCTGgcgtggtcatgtgaccaaacCCAGCCAGTCATCCGCCACCTGAGTGTAGATCTCTGAGCGTACACATATGTTCCACACTATTGACCCTCAAAGGATATTTCAGCGCCCACTGTCTTATCAGTGAGGAAGTTACTAGACACTGATCTGTACGACAGTCTACATAGCAGCTGCCTGTGTAAGAAATCCAGTCAGGTCAGATCGAGGCCAAACCAGGGCTaaaccagggccagaccagggccagaccagggccagaccagggccagatctggtATAACCACTGCAGCTTCTGTGCTTCTGTGGGCGAGCCATCAGGCCCCTTCTGCAAGTGTCTTTCTGCTCACGtctgcccctctgtgtgtgtttttgcgtggGGGTGCCGCCATCAGGTACGAGTGGAAGCGGAATTCGCGGTACTTCAACGTGGGCAAGATGCCGCACGTGACGCAGCGGAAGCCGTCGGGGACGTTGGAGATCTCCTCCCGCAATGGCGGCAGGCCCGAGGACTACGAGGGCGAGTACCAGTGCTTCGCCTCCAACGAGTTTGGCATAGCGGTGTCCAATAAGATCCTGCTGCGAATCTCCAGTGAGtgcaaacacaatcacacacacacacagacacacacacacacactcacatagactgTGTAGCACCCAGCACTTTGGACACACTATTagattcacccacacacacacacacactctttcgcacacgcacacacacacacacacgtgcatcagAGTTGAGGTGTAGGTGGGATATATGGTGTATGATAATGTGTGATgtgacgtgtgtctgtgtgatcatGTTAGTGAAAATGTGAGTAGAGtacatgagtgtatgagtgtgtgtgtcagagtgtacatctgtctgtttgctgatgtatgtgtgttatagtTTGTGTGCGAACGGATGAATAATCACGTGTGTGTAATAATGCGAGAGACAGATGCATGCAGAAAGGTGTTTGCATTAGCGTGAGCCAAACTGTTTGTAACATTACGAGCgtaagtatgtgtatgtctgataTCGCGTGGAAAAGTGAGTGAAGGTGTCCTTgacggcatgtgtgtgtgtgtgcgtgtgagagacagagagtgcgtgtgtgtatgtgattcatTAGGAGTATCACTGTAAGAAGTGTCTGAGGGTAACTGCTGTGCTCGCTGCAGAGTCTCCGCTGTGGCCGAAGGAGGTGCTGGAGCCCCTAGTGGTGACTGAGGGTACCTCGCTGGTGCTGCCCTGCAACCCGCCGCCCGGCCTGCCCCCGCCCAACACCTTCTGGATGAACAGTGGTGAGCACCGCTCTCTTCGCTCCCTCCGTCCGGCACTCTTCCTGTcatgtgtccctctctctctgttcttctctctatGGAATTATTTCTTTGctactctttctgtctttccgtcttctttcatttctacactgtctttgtatctgtctgtctctgtctctgtctccgtctctgtctctgtatctgtctgtctctgtctctgtctctgtctctgtctctgtctctgtctctgtatctgtcttaTTCTTggtatttctctgtctctgtctctgtctctgtctctgtctctgtctctgtctctgtctctgtctttgtatcTGTCTTATTCTTggtatttctctgtctctgtctctgtctctgtctctgtctctgtctctgtctttgtatctgtctctgtctctgtctttgtatcTGTCTTATTCTTggtatttctctgtctctgtctctgtctctgtctctgtctttgtatcTGTCATATTCTTggtatttctctgtctctgtctctgtctctgtctttgtctctgtctctgtctctgtctctgtctctgtctctgtctctgtctccgtctcgcTGTCCCTTACTCTATCCCTCCCTTCTTTGACTTGCTGTGTTAGACTGTGGTGCCACCgccctctgtgtcctcctgctCTGCAGTGTCCATTACTGCTGAGCAagtgcatgtgattgtgtgcttctctctctctctgtctgtgagtgtgtgtgtgcgccttagtgcgtgtgtgtgtgtttgtgtgtgtgtgtgtgtgtgagagagagagagagactgtgtgtgcacgagtgtgtgtggatgagagagacagagagacggagagagggagagagggagaaagagagagagagagtgtgtgtgtgtgtgtgtgtgtgtgtgtgtgtgtcatgctgccCTGCATTGCCTCTTAAAACAGCTGAGAGGGCAGAAGCAGTGAGAGCACAGGTCCTGGGAGACACGCTCCCCCTGCAGCCTCAGGGCCGGCCCATTCCTCCAAGCCCACACAGGGCTCCGCACTCAGGCCACAGAGCCCCACTGAAACCAGCCTGGTTCATCCAGCCCTTACCCTGGCAGACCCTTTCTCTCTGAAAGGGCTCCTTCGTCCATCCCACCTCGCAAAAAGGGATTCTTTTCTGCCCTTGCTTATCGTAGTAGACCCTCATATCAGGTATCTTCCTGCGTAGTTACATCACATTGCCAAAATtggactcttttttttctttacagtgGAAGTGACTGATGGCCAGTACTTTCTGGTCACTGGCGTTTTGTTGTGTAACTCTTTTTGTGCTGCACCGGCAAGCAGACCTTGTATGGGTGACTGCTGGCATGAGGCGGAGTCGCTGCTGCTGTCGCTAGGGGAGTTCAGCTGCCTGTCCCTGGGCAGATGAGCggccctccatctccatctcttcctcactGTCTGCTCTGTCCTTGTTTCCGCAGACATGCAGACTATCCAACAGGACGCCCGCGTGTCCATGGGGCTCAATGGAGACCTCTACTTCTCCAGCGTCCTGGCCAAGGACTCCAGCACAGACTACAGCTGCAATGCCCGTTTTGTCTTCACCTACACCATCCAGCAGAAGAACCCCTTCAGCCTCAAAGTGCAGAGCCGTGAGTTTGTCTCCCCTCTGTACCGTTAGGGGCTGATTAAGAAGCAGCCTCCACCACAACAGTGTttttcagtgtgtatgtatctgagATGTGCTGCCATCTAGAGGTGAAGTGAAGACCACACCTCTACTCTAATTCCACCTGCCCTGTAGTGtatagttgtttttttcccatgaAGGTTTACATAGACAAATGGAGACATACTTTTTTATTACTATCTATGTGGTTGACCTTCACACACAATGCTCTTCCTCCACACTTTATGTGTAGATTTATTTGAATggatgctttaaaaaaaaaaaaacatcaataatTCATACGGTTAAAAGTTGAAGTGGCAATGAGTCAACATGAACATAAATTGTGTATTGTTTGGGCCATGGACACTCAGGGATAATGGATCGCATTGATCTGATCTTCCTTAAAACAGGGGGCACTGAGACCCAGGAGAGCCATCTGTCAAGTGGGCATGCGGTCGGGCTCACACAGGTCCCAGGAGGCATCCTCACTTATGCTGTCGTGTTGATGGGACTACAAAAGCAGAATTATTTTAGGCACTACCCTTAATGTATTGCTTTGCTCAATGCATTATAGTTTTTGCGTTGTTTTGTTAGTTAGCATTGCTTGTTTACAGTAAGCAGAGCATGTTTCGCACACACACCGGCTATCCTCAGTGTTCTTGTTGCTAGGGTTCTTGTGATCTGCTGTGATTCTTAGTCCATCACCACTCTATTCACAGAGCAACCTTACAATGATTCTTCCTCTTTCAACCTGACTGACCCGTATGGTGGTGAGTCTGACCTCTCATTGTTTGCCACGTCTCTCATGGCAACATGCTGCCGGGAGACCAACCTAACGACCTTGCTAGCCTATTACCACTAGAACCCCTCATTTTGATAACGTTTTAACATGCCAGTAGTCTAATACCTACTTCTGCTGTGTGTACTTCTGCACACATGACATCATTAGCGGgggactcgtgtgtgtgtgtgtgtgtgtgtgtgtgtgtgtgtgtgtgtgtgtgtgtgtgtgtgttgtgtgttgtgtgttgtgtgtgtgtgtgtgtgtgtgtgaggtgtctatgaaagacagtgagagtgagggttAAATATGTTCCTGCCAGCTCTCATCCAAGCCAATGCAGAACTGGTGTCAGTTTATGACAGTGTCTGAACCATGGCATGACCCCACAGAACTATGATGGGGCTCTAAGCCACTTGACAGGCTCTGCGCTGAAGCCCAGACAGCTGGTATATGCTCAGGGAGCTGCAGTGCTGCTTCTCGCTGCTTTTTTAAGGACTCTATCACACAGTGGGAGTCTCTCAAGCGCGCGGGCGTAGAACAAACACTCGGCAGGCGAGCACTAACACACTCCCCCTGGCTGGCACCATTGTTGTCACGGTGACGTGTCGCCGTGTCTCTGACGGCCCTTGTCATTTTTTTGTAACgctttctccctcctctgtgtctccccGATCCCACTCACAATGGCCATTGTCACTTTATCTTCAGGGCTCTCACAATGTGAATGGCCTTTCGCAGATCCAATAACACCACAAATAATATGCATTACAATAGGGAACTAATGCTGTTCACATGGGACTAGACTCATAGGGCTTCTGGAGGGAGTCCTATCCTCCACACTCCATGTGACTCACATTTCTAACTCGCCATCTGTCTGCACTGTTTGAGCTCTTATGTGTTTGAAGTCTGTCATGTCTGTCATGtcaagaaaaaaaggaatgttATTGGTCTCATTATCATGTTTGTCTtgtcatatatacatacactttCATTACTGAGATTGTCCCATAGTGTTCTCTCCTGAGGTACATGAAAGTATTCTACAGCTTTCTGAGATCCTGTGCTGGACATTCATTTCAATCAGTAACAGGCAGTGTTTGTTACAGCGAGATGTAGGCAGACAGGCTTGCTTGGATATGCAAAGAAGGCCTCAGCATTTTTGGGAGTCAAGCAATTAATAACCAAACTACAGCCCATCCCAAAGGCAGTTGCTGGCTAGCCTCCAAAATCACAACGCATGCACAAAAGTCAAATGAACCGTGGGTGTAGAGACTTGCACTTTCGTAACCCTTGGCTCTGGTGTTAAAATGCCTCAGTGCTAACAAGGCTTAGTCAGATGTCTTACAACTCTTTATTTACCAGCAAGCCTCTACAGAAGTGACATAGTGGAAGCAGGCTAATTACACACGTCTCTTTGGAGCTGATTTTAAACTGTGACACAGTTTAAAATGCAGTTCtttaaaaagattaaaaaaattatCAGGAAGGGGTAAtggctatgctatgctaactcTGTTTTCATATTCTGACCAAAATTTTAGTTGCAGATCTTAAACTTACAGTTTGTCTCCTCCAGCATCCACCACATGACTCGATTAGTGATAGTGACAGGATATGAAACCTCAGCCTCATCCATTTTGAAACTGCATGAGATGAAATCATGTGAGGCGATGAAATGTTATATTTCTACAGCAGGAAACACGAAGGGACATATTTATTTGATATGAAACAACAGCTGTTGTTTTAGCTACGCTGCTCAGCATGCTGGGATACTGCAGTCAGCCGAAGGCCTGCACGGGGAAGGCCAGCCCAGTCTTTCCCAGTCTGTTGAGCCGGCCGCTCTACTTCAACTCAAGCACAGGCTGGGTGTCCCCAGCTAGGTTcggcctcgtgtgtgtgttcacgttcactcttcatcctcctccagcCCGTCACGTGCCTGAAACCTCACCCAGCTTCCTGACGCCCTCCGGCCTGGTCAGCTCCAAGATGGTGCTCCGCGGGgagcagctgctgctggagtgCATCGCTGCCGGAGTGTGAGTGCGGAAAAGATGACagcacccagacacacccaaCCCTGCTGTTTTTCACTGAGCGCAGATTAGCACTAATAACATTTTCGGCTGTATCCCATTCCAGAATGCTTGGATCATTTATGATTATtactaggttttttttttttttttttttaaatagtcatTTTAGCCTTGGAATGAACGTTTGAAAAAGCAGAACTGATCTGAACATTTATAAAATGAAGGGTCTGCTCAGATGTTTGTGAAGTCACACCTaataacccccctccccccctgcacAGCCCCACTCCCAGTATCAAGTGGTTCAAGAAGGGTGGAGACCTGCCCATGAAGAGGGTCAAGCTGGAGAGCTTTAACAAGACGCTACGCATCATCAACGTCTCGGAGGAGGACTCTGGCGACTACATGTGCATGGCCAACAACAAGATTGCCAGTATCCAGCACACGATATCCGTCCAGGTCAAAGGTTAGACATCCTCCACTGTTTTATGTCCAGTTCGTTTTTGAACACAGTCACAACTGTATATCCATCCTCATATGTAATCACTATATCTAAACAGGTTAACAAATGATCATGAAAGAAAGTAGGTTATAACACGGATAGAAATGCCTCTACAGTATTTCAAAATGGTCTTGTTGTGTTACCTAATCAGGAGGAGTTGTTCTTCCTAGGCTGCCAATGATTTCAGAACCATTTAAACAAAAGAGTGAGACTTTGGATTTGCAGCAGCTCGGTGTCACTGTGACATTCTTGAGGTGTGCCCTCAATGTTGTGATTGTCCCGCTAACTGTGTGACACGTGTGCTCCTCCCCAGCCGCCCCACACTGGCTGGACAAGCCACAAAACCTCGTCCTCGCGCCGGACGAGAATGGACGCATGACTTGCATCGCCCACGGCAACCCAAAGCCCACGATCCAGTGGCTGATGAACGGGGAGCCCATAGAGAGTGAGTCCAGTCTGCAGCCCCCTGTGCAGTACCTGCTAGCAACCGTCCTCATGTACCCTGTAGTGCTCAGAAGCCACAAAAATGACCTCTTTCTGTGGAGAGAGTGTATTGACTGTCTGATATCTGTCTGAACACTTTAGTGAGTGAGGAGGCGAGTGCATGAGTAGTTGGTTAAACTCCAAAAAGATTTTATCCTCCTCCTCGTTTGTCTAATGGCGAaaaacaaaaatgcacacagtgGACTGGCCTCCAGCTGTCTGACCAGCCTATCAAAACTCCCGCAGGTACTCTGCCGAACCCGAGTCGGGAGGTGGAGGGTGACACCATCATATTCCGCCGCGTGTTAGTGGGAGGCAGCGCCGTGTACCAGTGTAACGCCTCCAACGAGCACGGCTACCTGCTGGCCAACGCCTTCATCAACATACTGGGTGAGGGCAGACGCTCCACTGTGCACTGAGCTTATTGTCCAGCTGGAATCAGAATTCAGCTCTAACCTGTCCCCGTCTGTTGGTTCACAGACATGAAGCCCATGATGCTCGGGCCCAAGACCCAGCTGATCAAAGTCGTGGAGAACAACCGCACCTTCCTGGACTGCCCTTTCTTCGGCGCTCCAATTCCCACGCTGCGCTGGTGAGTATGCATCAGGCACCGCAGGAGTAACGCAGTCTGGTTAAAAACACAATGTTTCATGAGTTTATTTATTGGCTCAGACAGCCAGACTGATGCTGTCATCTATCTGTTTGGGCCCTCAGCATATTTAATTTGATGTGTCCAACACAAGTGTCACAGACAGAGCTTCTCTggtaaaaacacagagaaactcTGTGTATTGTGCCAATAAATTAAACattgtgttgtgcatgtgtgtgtgtgtgtgtgtgtgtgtgtgtgtgtgtgtgtgtgtaggttcaaGAATGGGCTGGGCAGTGGGCTGGACGGCGGGCACTACAGGGCCTACGTGAATGGCACTCTGGAGATCAAGCGGGCACTGCCCGAGGACCAGGGCACGTACACCTGTGTGGCCAGCAACATCATGGGCAAAGTTGAGATCCAGGTTCGgctggaggtcaaaggtcagtcagtcagtcaagcaTTCTTATCCAAGGTCATTTTTGTTCTTTGCCCTGCAGTGGGGCATTTACAGTACATGAAAAAGCGCACGGCCTGAGCATGAATATTGTGACCTTAGCTACAGCTCACAACGAGCTTCAAAATGCCACCAAGcaaattcatttaaaagtaCCTGGTAAGCACTCCACTGGAGCAAAACCCATGACTGTGATGTTATTATAGCAATGGGTAGGTCAGGTAAGGGCATTCATGCTTCAGCCTGCCTTTTGTTGTCTTTGCAGTGCACTTACCACCTGTGAAATATTTTCAAGTCTTTTGTGATTTCAAGTCTTTTGTGTTGTTGCATCGTTCCAGAGCCCACCCGCATAGTGAGAGCCCCTGAGCACGTGTCCTCTACTCGGGGAAGCTCGGTTCGCTTCAACTGCCGCATCAAACACGACCCCACCATGGCCATTCACGTCACCTGGCTGAAGAATGACCAGCCACTCAGCTACGCCTGGAGGTAAACACCAGTTAGAAGCAAACTAATGGTGTCATTTTCTCCGAAGTGATCTGAAATGTGTTTGCAAGGGTGCTCCACTCTGTCATAATATCGGTATGTATAATAGTGGTATGctctgtgtccgtgtctgtgcaGGATGAAGAAGGATGAAGAGTCTCTGACCATCACCAACATCAACGAGGGAGACCAGGGCACCTACACCTGCCTGGTCAAGACTGAGATAGATGAGGACTCTGCTTCTGCGCGTCTTACAGTtcttggtacacacacacacacacacacaaagaaaaactttGATCCTCCCTTTccaaataacaaaaataaccCTGTTGCCCTCAAGTAGCCTTGTCTGTCTAAAAATAACAATCAACCAATAATCTCACAGCTGAAAATTGCTCTGCATGTTGAAAACTCTGACGTGATtgtcactgactctctctcctgGACTAATGCTGTACTAACCATATGACCTTTATCTCGCAGAGGAGGAATCCTTGTCTCCCTCCAATCGTAGTCCCATGCTAGCAGGTAACACTCGTGTCTAAATATGACTCTTTCCCTTCTAACTGGAGATATGAAGATGTGGCTGTACAGGGCTTTGAATAGCATATTCAGAGCGACACACTATCTTCATATGCCACTGATCAAACCGAGCCTTTAATTGAGGGCTCTAGTAAGAAATAGATTGCATAATCATGTGTCAGGATGTCTGTCATGGAAATCGGTGCCCGTATCACGTGATGGTGAAGAATAGAATACTGTAAAACACAAATTCAAATAAGCTatctcatatactgtatgtggacAGATGTGTCCACTTTTATGTCAAATACTTTCAATTTGAGTTTTCGGCAAATTAATTTGTTAACATTGATACTGGTTTATAGTAGTGTACAAGTCATAGTCAAAGTATGAGACGCTATGTATATGAtatcttttagtttttttaactTTAATCACATTGTTGTAAGGTCTATGAAAATGTGAGTGTGGACTAGCTACTTGTGTATGCCGCCTAtgcagtatatactgtatgtcatgcAGTATTTCACACAAGCTTAAAAGCCCCCCGTTCTCGTGCAGACCGCCCAGAGTCTCCAAAAGACCTGGAGCTATCTGACCTGCTTGTGCGCAGCGTCAGACTCACCTGGGTACCTGGAGATGACAACAACAGCCCAATCACAGGTGGGTGATCTCAAACACATAGTCATAGACACAGATgcgcacttacacacagacacacagcactttCAACTCAGTAGCACACAATGTGAACCGTATATAAAGCTTCTCAGATTCATTCACAGCATACACAGCAAATACAGtgtagatacatacatacattactacatacatacatatatacatacatacatacatacatacatacatacatacatacatacatacatacatacatacatacatacacatgcagaaacTAGTCATAGACATTTGCAAGcatatttatttgcatttgcacacatacatacccactcactcctcctcactccctATCTTTCTTTTCCTATGCAGAGTTCCTGGTTCAGTTCGAGGAGAACCGATGGGAGCCTGGCAAATGGCAGAACCTATCCAGTCACCCAGGCAACGTGAACTCTGTGCTGCTGGAGCTGTCCCCCTTCGTCAACTACCAGTTCAGGGTGATCGCCATCAACGAAGTTGGTCAGAGCCAACCCAGCAGGCCCTCCCTGCGCTACCAGACTAGCGGAGCAGGTAAGctttgagggagagggagggataaggataaggaaagagagagagagaaagagagagagagaaagagagagagagttggttaAGTGGAAAAGCTGGTTCTGAATCCTTCATAAATCATAAATTCATAAattggtcactgtgtgtgtgtgtgtgtgtgtgtgtgtgtgtgtgtgtgtgtgtgtgtgtgtgtgtgtgtgtgtgtgtgcgtgtgtgattatACACCTGAGAAGATCTGAATTCTACATAATTGTACCATGAGGGACCAGTGTCCCATGAATCAGTGTAATGATGTGAGATGGCCTTCCTCAGCTCCAGATATCGCTCCTGAGGACATCAAAGGCATGGGCTCGAAGAAGAACAACATGGAGATCACCTGGAAGGTTAGCCACCGAGGGCGCAGCAAGCACATGTTTACATATGACCAtctcagacacaaacagcacacaaacagtctAGAAAACGAGTAGCTTATTAAATCTTCACCATCAACAGTAGGGAAGGTGCTTATACCAACTGTCAATGATTGTAACAATTTCCAGTCATCTTAAAAATATTCaacttctatgtgtgtgtgtgtgtgtgtgtgtgtgtgtctacagccCCTCTCTGACATTCAGAAGAATGCACCCAACATTGTGTATGAGGTGTCATGGAAGAAGAAGGACATGGAGGAGTGGAACTCCATCAACACCACCAAGGCCAAGCACATGGTCCATGACACCGAGACCTACGAGCCTTTCCACATCAAGATCCAGGCCATCAACGACTTCGGCCGGGGTCCAGAGTCTGCTGTGGTGCTCGGCTACTCCGGGGAAGACTGTAAGTCCTGGTTGCCTGGGGAAGGACCTGAGCTGAACCGGCTTTTTCTCATAGTTTGGCATACAACTGATCAGGGATCAGTATGTGAATGCTCAGTGGTTATTGCTGTCTCCCTTGAAAGGTGTAGAGCACTATGA encodes the following:
- the nfasca gene encoding neurofascin homolog (chicken) a isoform X2 — protein: MLKQGKRSGLATWPLLLIFLRAVASIEVPLDPKIQQELKQPPTIVKQSPKDYIVDPRDSIIIECEAKGNPPPMYEWKRNSRYFNVGKMPHVTQRKPSGTLEISSRNGGRPEDYEGEYQCFASNEFGIAVSNKILLRISKSPLWPKEVLEPLVVTEGTSLVLPCNPPPGLPPPNTFWMNSDMQTIQQDARVSMGLNGDLYFSSVLAKDSSTDYSCNARFVFTYTIQQKNPFSLKVQSQQPYNDSSSFNLTDPYGARHVPETSPSFLTPSGLVSSKMVLRGEQLLLECIAAGVPTPSIKWFKKGGDLPMKRVKLESFNKTLRIINVSEEDSGDYMCMANNKIASIQHTISVQVKAAPHWLDKPQNLVLAPDENGRMTCIAHGNPKPTIQWLMNGEPIESTLPNPSREVEGDTIIFRRVLVGGSAVYQCNASNEHGYLLANAFINILDMKPMMLGPKTQLIKVVENNRTFLDCPFFGAPIPTLRWFKNGLGSGLDGGHYRAYVNGTLEIKRALPEDQGTYTCVASNIMGKVEIQVRLEVKEPTRIVRAPEHVSSTRGSSVRFNCRIKHDPTMAIHVTWLKNDQPLSYAWRMKKDEESLTITNINEGDQGTYTCLVKTEIDEDSASARLTVLEEESLSPSNRSPMLADRPESPKDLELSDLLVRSVRLTWVPGDDNNSPITEFLVQFEENRWEPGKWQNLSSHPGNVNSVLLELSPFVNYQFRVIAINEVGQSQPSRPSLRYQTSGAAPDIAPEDIKGMGSKKNNMEITWKPLSDIQKNAPNIVYEVSWKKKDMEEWNSINTTKAKHMVHDTETYEPFHIKIQAINDFGRGPESAVVLGYSGEDYPSATPAHFNVSKIDSTKVNVHWDPVDPSTVHGEFKEYRVYYSRESSLVRGLKVNKEKKTKGFFSSSGTGVLTDLVPFSQYKMYMVVANSRYEGPPSNTAEFKTKEGVPSAPKFFRIVQRSTHTVHLQWDKPLEPNGNLIGYTLQYYTVNGTQVGQRQVQSFLPNVTTFTLRLPDRSTRYKFYLAARTQVGAGEVYAEESPNFSNEELYTISVELTDDLVATTAPAPPPTTMPTTTISTTTTTTTTAPTTAPDTPIPTLAPTIPYARMVPTKGVEFKILATPWKEIWNLTVKPNSNYANVSWEHNFPADSSEFVLEYTLQSNKSRQSVSVKHEPHIKLAGLVEGAKYQLRVYSNEQHHISSTYVTFETSRAISTDSVDIATQGWFIGLMCAVALIVLILLIVCFIKRSRGVRDKKDLPLDPVDHKDQDGSFDYQNENRSIEREESQQSKEEGSDENGSDEDNKPLQGSQTSLDGQVKESDDSLVDYGEGGDGQFNEDGSFIGQYTVKKDKEETEGNESSEATSPVNAIYSLA